In the genome of Toxoplasma gondii ME49 chromosome Ia, whole genome shotgun sequence, the window caagagacggagagggcGACACTGAGGACCTGcactgtgtgtctctctgcgttctttgtCAAAGTCCATTTACGGACAAGTCTTCTGGAACCAAGTCATTTCTGTATTTTGAATGCACTAAAAATGTGGAGCTTTGTATATAGAAAAAACGTGTGAGTCACCTACTTGCCAGTAATCAGGAGTGAACAGAACTCGAGGATCCTTCTTCGTCCGCGAGCCTGTCGTTCTCTGGAAATCTCCGCCCATGAAGCGAAGCTGCACTTGCGCCTCCTGAACAGACATCCCGGGAATCCATCACGAACTCTCAAAAAGATGTCTCAAAAAACGCAATGGAAGCTGCCCGTATCTcgcgcagaaaaagagctGCACAAGGAAACATTCACGAAAgatgaatatatatacatatatatatatacatatatatatatatatatgcaatTGTGTATAAATACACAGGTACGCAGGTAAAAATCGAGAGCGGGTCATGAATATGAAAACATGGGCAGCGGTCCATCTGTTTCAATGAACaatggagaaaaagcaggagcACAGATGCGAGGTACGCAGATGATTAAAATAAAACGATCACAAAGGTAGATGGccggcagaagagagacaagtgAGGGCCGGGCAGATGATTGAAAAACAGAATTACTGTGAGGACATACGCCATACAAAATACGAAATACTGTGACCAATCGACGATAGAACAAGTGAAGATGCTATGATCAATGCAACatggaaaaacagaacacactgtgtgtgtgtgtctgcccACCTGTGTCGACAGGCATGCAaattttctttctttgcgGCATCCAGATCAACTGCGAGGAAGCGTGTACGCGGATATGCTCTCAAGTCAGGCGCGCGGAGAACAAGACGACCACAGAAAACAAGCAAACGCGACGGCgcgagcagaaagaaaagaacgcaaTCGTTGTCCCCAGACAATGAACAGTgacgggaagagagagacaaagtaGTAGTAGATGAGAGTAAGAAATGGAGGGTacgaactcgagagaaaggaacagagaggtAGAAATAGAGAGTGACAAACAGCGAGAtagaaaaaaagcgagggCGAGCAAGGTGGAAGGCAATATAGACTGCGACAGGAAGACGTTCGTGTCTTGAAAAGGCTCTTCTTACATATCCTTTCTTTACTCGGAAGTCGTTGAGTGCAGCGCGAGCGACGCGATGGACATCCAGCGCTGCAAGTcgttcgtttctcgctttgCTGCTGGCGTTCCCGGCTTTGCCGCCTTGCTTCGCATCTGCCCTGTCCTGCAATAACAGGCAACAATGCCAGCTTCGCACGCCGTCATTTCTCGACTGTATAGACACCTTACACACACGAAGAGCTCCTGATCCCCCCTCCCATCACGCTCCAACGGGACTCTGCATGACATGGCGATCTACAGCGGCACCTATCGTTCTCCACAAAGCCTTCAAAAGCAGCTTCTTCCGGATGCGCTTGTCCTTAAATGGCACAACGGTAAATAACTGCATCATGGACGACACACACATGTTCACCTAGACAGCATCCCTCGCATGTATGCATTTGAATATTGTTCTCATAATTCTGTGTTTAGTTATGTGATTAACCTTGTATACACATGAATATTAATCTTCAATCGAGAAATATCTATTTATGTTGATGTGAGTAaccatacatatatatatatatatatatataattgaCGAACTGCACACGGCAGCATGTGCAGACGAATTGAGTCTCGGTCTGCCTCTACTTGCGTAAAGACGGTTTCGAGGCAAAGACTCTCAAGTTTCCTGTCTTGCCAACAGAACTCCAACCCACTCGGACACTCGAAATCTGTCCTTCGCCGCATGCGCCCCAGAAACAAAGgttcactgcatgcagcagcgaaACGCGCCGTCCCTCTGGGGTGTGCATCTGAGAGTGCTGAGTCGGTGTAAGCGTCTTTGTCCAGGATGCTAACGTGCATacctttcctttcttttccttggTTTTCCCCGGCTTTCCACTGCCGGCGAGAAGCATCTGTTgctctgccttttctgcttcttgctCCTTCTGTGCATCCAGATACGCGAGACGCGCTTCCTTCCACTCTTCGAAGAGGCGCTCCGCTGCCTGGCAGAAGCCGAGCGACAGAAGGGATTTCTGAATCTCCTCGATGTCCTTCCCCTCCAGTTCTCCTTTGAACATGCGGAACGCTTCGATGTTGATTCGGAACACCGCGTTGAACAGCTTCTGCATCTCCGCAAAGTGCGCTCTGCATGCCcacaaaaaacgaagaaacggagcTCGCGAGGTCCACTCcacacatgcacgcatgctTCCCAGAGACTGGGCAccacgaaggcgagaaaacgagaagagagacgctcgGATCCGCGGCTCTCCGAAACGGAAACCTAGCCAGTATCAGGTCGCTCTGTCGACCTGGAGAAACGGATGCAGTATACAACTCGTTACACCTCTGcaggcagaaaggaagatAAATCTGGAACAGCGGACATGCGAACCTCCACATACAACACTCTCTGTGAAGCCTCAACTGTTGGGTGGCTCACTTGGAGTCGACGCATTCTTTGTTGAAGCCGGCGAAGGCGTCGGACGCCAGCTTCTGCACTTTCATGATGAAACTTCTTTGTGCATCGCGCATCTTGAGGAGCTGCGTGACGTACGGAAAACCGAGAATCAGCGACATGCGCCGACTCGGCCCCACCAGTACGTCCAGCAGCAGCGCCAGGAGATTCGCCGCGCTCaggctgtacgtacagccgGCGTAGGCGAACGAAGACTGCAGCGTCGCGCGACATGACAGCACGTTGTACTCTGCGCACAGAGCCTCCAGCTggcgaaaaaaacacacacggACATCTTCGTCACTCcttggagaaaggaagagaaaacagaaaagagcagTGCGGGGAAGGAAACAAGACGACAGAAGAGCGGACGACGACGAGGCTTCAAAAAGCAGGAGCGCGCTCAACACCGCattcgagaagcagaagcacgATGGGAGTGTAGGATGGTGCATGCGACAACAGTCTCGTTCGCAGTCTGCGGGGTATTTTTAAGACGGAAAAAGGGATTCCATAAGGACAGTGTCCTTGTGTATGGCGATCTCGAGAAACAGTCGAAGACACCAGTCGAATCAGAGCATTCCAGCAAAGGATGGAACGAGGCCGAACACTCGACGACAGACAACAGACCGAGCGGCCCCCAGCAGGTTCTAcgcgccgcgcatgcagcttttTTTGCATGCGATTCGTTTGAGACGAACCCGTTTCTCGAGGTCAGCGAGCCGTTCCGCGTCCAGGTTTTGGaccttcttctgctggaTGCCTGCGTTTTTCATGCGAATCAAATCGGCCTTCTTCAGCGGTTTTGCATCCTCCTTGCCGGCCTTCGCTGcactcgccttcttctccttcttctccttctcgctcttcttccccttctcgttcttcttcccctcctgcgccgccgcgcgctccgcctcctcccgacgcagctgctcctcttcgtcgagctTGATCCACGGATGGCTCTCGTCGTACGCCCCCGAAATCGGCAAGTGCAGAGGGTACGGACACAAACTCTTTGCCTTGCGACGAATGGTcacctgcagctgctgctttcTGAAAAAGAACGTTTTcgcggaaggcgaagcacAACGAAACAGCGAAACGAATCACCCCAGACGCCGTTCGGCCGCTAGGACgccgcctgcctctctcgcgggGTCCACCTCTCAAGGTTTGGGGGAAATGGGGGGGTGTACGAATAGTTGAACGCgcaggaagaggcgaagccgGAGACATGTGAGGAGACATGTGGAAGGCGCAGTTGTTTCGACAACTTGGCAACGGCGCCTTGTTCGTCGACGGAAACGAGCACCTATGGAGAGAGGCATCCTCGACTCAGCGCCTCAAAGTGTCATCCCCGGAAAACCAGGTTCTATCGGCACAGGGGATGCAACTCGAGTGTCTCTACAGCTTCACATGTAGCGCATGGCGAAGTTGAGTTTCCACTCTGCGCTTCACGGAGAAAACGTTGGTCAACATGCACCATATGTGCGAAACGAGAACGAGACGCCCGAGAACAAAAGCGGAGGTTGTCGCATGACACACATCCGCGCGGGAACAGCGCATCCATCCCGGTGTCCGGATACCTGAGCCTTTCATCAGGAGGGCAATGGACTCGACTGGCTGCGTCACCACCAGAGCGCGCCAtcaaagaagagactgaaCGCCACGGAGACTCGCGAAAAGCGGTGGTGTGCGATGACAAGCAATGCGTCAACGTTGCCAGCCTCGCGGTCTCTCCCTCCCCGCAGTCTGCCTTTCCTGCCTTACCGTTTACGCTCCAGCATGTCGAgatgcttcctcttctgttcgcCGTTCATGTGTTCCATCTTCTGGAGTTCGCGCTCCGGCGGCGTGTACTCCTGGCTGTTTAGGTAGCACATttgctgcagaaaaaagagactcGACATTTCGAGAATTGAGAAGGCAGGCAAACCCCCCTCGCACCCAGACGTCAGGCGCCAGAGCGAGGGAACGGAAGGAAACACGGAGACCGCGCAAGTGACCCAAACttcagcgagagaaaagcgagactgaacacagagagagacacagaagtgAGCTGAAAacggggggggagggggggggagaGGGGCATGGCAGGCCTGAGAACGGTAAAGCGAAGGAGATCTGGAGCGTCtacgcagacagagaagagcgggagaacatcgaagaaagaaggcagtcttccgcggaggagacgaatCACGACAAACGACAaacgcctctttctctcgtttcctccgaGCCCATACCAGCTTTGCAAAGTCGAGAGCTCCGTCGGGAGAGGATTCGACGAACGTGTCGTTCGCAGCTTCTTCGACGCGGTCAATCAgttcttctcggtctttgtcgctgtcttcctctgtgctctcttcttcttctctgcaaaTCTGCATCTCTTGTCTGCGGAGCGCCGCGGAGTTCTCGAGCGAGGTCACCGGCGCATGTGGTAACGCACCTTCAGGCCCCGCCGCCCGGAACTTCCTCAGAAAACTGTTGTGGAGGGTGAGGAGGTGGGCGGAAGgctccgtctcctcgccttcctctggcACATCCGCGagaggaagctgcagagCCTCCAACTGAGACGCGAGCGGCTGCAAGTCGATGGGGAAGAGCGgctgaagaaacagcgaagcCTGCGCGCCCTCAGAGACGACGGCTTGCCAACAGCCGTCCAACCTCTCTAGACCCGCCGGTGTGACGCCAAAGAACGACGCCGGCAAGTTCCTGAGCAAGCAGCCGCACAACGGAGGCCAGTGGAGACtcggcagagaaaaggtgagaaaaggagacgcccgcggagagacaagacgaggTACGTAGACAGTGAACCCGAGGACAGACACGCGGAGGCGCGCCGAGAGAAGGTGGGCAGCGAAGAGTGAGGCGCCAGGGGAAAGGGGGATGTGAAGGTGCAGGAAAAGCGGCGGCCCTGGGAGcgtgcgagagaagaagagaaaggcgagaagagaaaggagagaagagaaaggagagaagaagtccaGAGACACAGGACGAGGAGCggagaacagaagacacacgaCGAGACTGGAGCAGACGGAAGCAGCAGGGGTGTGATCAGCGGAGATTCATCTCGCAGGTCGGTGCCTACCAGTTCGCGGACGTCCGCGCAAAGTCGCAGGCATGCGCCATCACGGTGAAGAAGAGTTTCCCGTCGAAGAAGTCCGCGACCTGCTCAGGAATCAAAACGGActtctgcagctcctctGCGACCTCCTGAGGCGCACCGAGAGAacagcagacgagagagttGCAGGTGAGGCCGGACAACCTCGCTGACGGCGCGGCTTGTTTCcgtgcagagacgaagggaagGACGAGGACAGGCGCGTTACCACtcgacagaagcgagaagatCACTTGtgcgagacgaagacgcagggcGACTAGGggacatgcagagaaaaagggagagcaGGCTCGGGGcaggagaacggcgagagcagacgagacacgcgtcgcatgcagaggctgAGACCGTCAACACAGCATGCGGCTTTCAGGCGACCgcgaagctggagaagacgcgtgTGTACAGACAGACGACAAACCACCTGCTCACCGCCGACGAGGTGTACAGAGACCGGAGCTGCCGCAGCGTCTTCGTTGCCTCGGTGGTGTAGAGCTTCAGAGGCGCGTAGAGATACTCGGTGATGAAAGGAGCCTTCGAAGACACAGTGTAGTGACTCCTGAACAGAGGCacaggaagcagacgggGGTCGCAGTCCTGGTTggccctgtctcctcttccgcgcGTTCCGAGACCCGGCGCGAGACCCCCACTGGAAAGGACTTCGAAAACTCAACATGGTGGCAGCATTGAAGCAGACGGATCGAAGCAGACAGCTGAGCTCAGAGCAGCGGGCAGAACGGATCCTCTCGATTTCCTCCGGCATTGACACATCTGTATATCTTACAGcatctcttctccccttcacgttctttcgttcgtctctcccgtccTCTCTGTCACCCCTCCTCGCTGGCTGCTCTGCGCCGTTGGCGGGTGCCTCTTCCTACCTTTCGCGGATGGAGAGCTCGCCCATGACTGTCGCCGTCATGAAGAGCACTTTGCCGACGGCCAGGAACTGTTTGATTTGTTCCTgaccttcgtcttctccgtcatcctctgcggcttcctcctcttcggcGATGGCGCgcaggaagacgcagaactTCTCCGCGAGGAGATGTCTGAGGCCGCCGGCGCCGCCAGTGCCGCCAACGCCCTTGCCgatcttcttcacttcctcgAGGAGttgcgcctcttcttccttctccttctcaacctcttcctcttccctttccGGCAGCAGCAGGTCTCTGTACACCTCGAGAGCGCGGAGCATGAGCTCTCGAGCGTGGAACTCCTCGATGGCCTCGAGCGGCTCGTTCGCGGCCATATCGGACTCCACCCCTGCCAGCAGCGCTCTGTCCTCGGCCTCGGCGGCCTCCCTGCGGCGGTCTTCGTCTGCCCTCCGTCTCCGCTCCAACTGCACCCAGAGAGCGCCGGCGACGGTCGGGGCGATGGCCAGACAGtacgccttcgtcttcttgtaCACGGAGTTGTGCATGAGCGCCACATGAAGGTTTCTGGAGAGCGACGCAAGCATCAGAGACTGGAGGAGGTACGAGATCCACGCGCGGCCTCGCTGCTGaacgttcttcttcgcctcctcctgcaGCGTGATCACCTCCGTCGGCAAGCCTGCCGGGAGGTTCCACAGCGCCTGCCGCGCACTCTGTCccccttcagcttcttcctcttcttcctcctcttcgtcttcgtcctctgcttcgccagTCTCCTCCGGCGAGAAGTGGATGTCGTCGATGAGGAGGAAAGTCGGGTGTTTGCGCTTCATGAGGCTGCGCCAGTCGTCCGAGAACCAGTCGTCGACGACGGTGAAGTCGACCTTCATCACGGACAAGTAGAGGAGGAGCTGCTCGCGAATCAGGAGGAACATCGAAGGAACGGCGTCGCGGGAGTCTCCGCCGACAACCACGTCctcgaagacgcggaagaacaCGAGGTGGAGAATGGCGCCAGCGGAGATGAGCGACAGAAGCTGCTTCTCGATCAGGTGCATGTACAGCAAGGGCTGGATGCCTTGTTCGACGTCGAAGTCGACGTAATTCTTCCGTAGCAAATGAAGAATCAGAGAGTCACCATGGACGAAAAACAAGTAGCTCCCGCCCAGCTCCGTCATCACTTCTCCGCGGGTCTGCGGCAGTAACGCCGCCCACCAACTCAACATTCGCAGCGGCGCCTCAAGTTCATCTTCCGCCACCATGCTCACGGCCGCGACACCTTCAGCGTAGAACTCCTCGTCTCCGACCGCTCCGTCGCCGCGACCCCCTCCGGCGCCTTTCCCTTCAGCGCCTCCCTCCCGGAAGTCCTCtttgtccttctcgcctgcggCATCTGTCACGGCGCCGACGTCCACCTTACTGGCTACGCGGCCTTCGTGTTCGTCCGCGAGGAGCTGCTCCTTCGTCGGCTTGGGCGTTGCCGCCAGCGAGGCCGAGCTGTCGAGCGACATGAGCTGATCGCTCACGCGGCGTCCGAAGCGGCTCGGCCCGTCTGAGTCCCTCATCGTTCTCTGGGGTGAAGTTCGCGCAAAAACGCAAGCCGCGGGCGCAGCGGAGACTCGAGGACCACGGAGTGCGACAAAAGCAAGGCACtggggcgaggagagactcgCGGCAGCGGCAGGCGAGGAAACAGGCGATGCAAGCGACCGTCGGGGAGTGAGGTCTCGCAAGGAAGAGAAGTACGGGAGAGAGCCGGGGAACGCGAGGGAGGAGGCGGTGCACAAGAcaaggcggagaagagggcggCAGGAAGgacctgaagaagagaagcgaggaatcACCAGGGGCAAGGGGGAGAGGGGCAGGTGGGGGGCGGGAGATGTGACgcagcggagaaaaggagaacgacgaagagagagaggcccaaaaagaggagagagacagggaaaagcgagaggggTGTTCGAGGTAGGGAAGAAAATGAATGGAAAACACGAGGCTGGAGGGGACAGCTTGCCTgtgaagaagatgcagaacaAGAGATCGGGTAGAGACGTTTTTCGGTGAAGGCCACAGACGCGAAGTCCCCTAAAAACGGGGGGGAAAACAATCTGAGGGAGAAACTGCCAGAACGGAGTCGCAGACGGGAACGTCACTGCCCGAAGGCTACCGATGAAGAGTCACCAGCGAGGTCAGCAAacgcagaaacggaggaacCGGCGACGGAGGCCGACCAGAGGCGATGCGGGAGGAAGCGGCGAAAAGGCTTGTCAAGGGAATTCCTTGCGCGTGCATTCAGAACGGCGGAAAAGGCAGACCTGCTCTCGTCGGCTTGCGTTGTGGGGCATGGCCGGCCAACACAGCCCGAAAGCTCGAAATCGGCGcgggagggagacgaggagagacgaaggaaatcGGAAACAGGTCTTCTGATCAAGGCGAGGCACGGCGAGGAGGTGGAGTGAAGACAAGAGGATTTACGAAGCGTAAAAGTGGGCATCAACACGCAGAGGCGCGACACAGACGAGGCGGGACGACGCGGCGATTCGCGGCGGAAGAAATGGCGGAAACAGGTACCAGAGGAACGCCTGACAAGAAACGCAAGGGTGAACGCCTACGAAAAGAGTAGGGAAGACAACAGAGATGTGGCggcgccttttctctcggtcCTCCACGACTTCTCTTGACAGGCACAGGACCCCCCTACACTTTCTGCGCTCGCTGTGCGCATGCGGCGGCGAGTCCTCGCGAGACGTCGCGCTCTGTGGGCCACCGCGAGTTGACGCGCGCGCGGCTGCGGTCCGCGAATCTGGCGGACGAAACGCGACTGGGTTTAGAGGAAACGACAGGAATCTGCATTTCTTACCGGGCGACATGTCGCCAACTAGAAGCCAGAGTGCCATAGATGGTCCTCTCGGACCGCTCAGGTTGCGGAGGCCTGAGAGGCCGTCCTCCAGGGGGCACCCTCCTGGAACACGAAAAATgaaaagacagacaagaCACACCTGAAAAACCAACTCGCCTCGGCCGCAGAACgcgttctgcctctcttttcagCTCGGTGTGAGGGCCTGCACCCGGCGCGAGCCACGCAGACGCCTCAAGAACGAAACTGCTCTCTGGAACTGCAGCTTTTGAGCTGGGTTTTCCCCTGCGAGCGCGAGTCTCGCCGCTCCGCAAACCCCAGTCGGCACCGAGAACGCCTTTGGAGCCGAAACTCGCGGCACACCAGCGAACAAAGAACGTTTGCTGCTGTGTGTGGCGGTTGGTCAAACTCAGGCGGCCGCTCCGCCAGGTATTGTCGAGGTGTCGATACACCCCAGGCGACGCTGCGCCGAGGCGGACGAGTGAGCTCTCCAGCCCGcaaagaagcgcgaagacTTTTCAGAGTTTGCGAGACTTTTCTTGCCCTGcacgctgcatgcgcgaactGCCAACCGTTTCGTCCAAAGAATGCGCCACGAACGGAGAACCAAAGGAAGGCAGACGTCGAAAATCGAACCGCAGCTTACGCGACGGTTTCGTCTATTGGGATTCCAGAAGGGAACCGTGAGACTCCGCGTTTCGAACGGGAAAACGGCGCGGACCCCTCGCGCGCCTCTTGCTTCCAGAGCCCCAAATCTTCGAGAGAAGTCCCGCTGAATTGCCTTACCTCGTGATCAGTTCTGTTCCTTTGCCTTTTCCAAGGTCGCTCTTTCAATCTGTAGCCCACTTGCCACGGCCGTCGGGCTGCGGGTGGCCGAACGCAACTTGCCGGGAGGGCGTCGGCCCGTTTCGCCTCGGTCGACCGCAAGACTCTCTAGCTCGAGCAGTTGTTGACTGTTTTCCATGTGGACTCGTGAGTCCAGAAACGACGCTCGCCGCCGGAATTTTGTCCTCGTTTCCCGCGCTCTCCAACGACAGTCCCCCGTTCTGTCAACCCAAGAAGGACTGGGCCAGACACCACGCACTGCCTTGGCACGCGGCGCGCGCACCTCTGAGTCACTCTCCCTCGCGTGTAGCCCGCGCCTCGCTCTGAGAAAAGGCATTTCGATCTCTTTCGTCGCGGAAAGGCCTTCCGATCGGCAGGTTACCTCGTGGACTgtcttgcctttcttccctcccaGTCTTAGTCTTCTTCAAAGCAGCTCTCGCACACTGCTGCTCTGCGCctgctctcctcgtcgccccGACTGCTGTGTAGAGGCTTGTTGGAGTACTGGCGTTCTTCTTTGATGCCGACTATTAAAAGACTTTGTGGACACCGGGCAGAACAGGGCCAATGAAATCCGCTTCTTCGTGACTGTTTCTCCCTTGTTTAGCTGGCTCTCTCCACGCGTTCGaaggcgcgtctcctcccaACTTCCTACCATGATGACGTCTCCGTCCACGGCTTCTCCCCCGCCCACGCGAGACTCTATGGCAGACAGCCCTGCATCTTCGGAGTCTCCTGCGGGACCGCAGAAGAGGGCATCTCTGCAGGAAGGCAGTTCCCTtgcagaggcggcgggaGCTGCAAAGAAACGCACGCCTGCGCCTTCCCCCTCCGCCGCCGCAGTCTCTGCACCGCAGACGAAACAGCTGCGCCGCACCTGCCCGTACCTGGGCACAATCAAGCGACACCTTCTCGACTTTGACTTCGAGAAAGTCTGctgcatctgtctctccaacCAACATGTCTACGCCTGCCTCGTCTGTGCGCGCTACTTCCAAGGTACCCTCCAACGCCCTGCAATGCACCTCTCCACATCTACATGCAAGCCGACCTATCCGGTGGTGTCAGCGAAGCGCTGCATGCTCATACATAACGTACTTGTGCCGGTAACAATTCCCACGCGTCGTTAACGCCGGCGTGTACAAGCACCCCATACGAagatatacgtatatatatatattgtatgtatatatatatatatatatatatagttggAGATGCGTCTATGAATGGGTGCTTGTGTGTGGCCATCCAGGGGACGTAATTGGTCATTCGTCTGTGTGACTGTCGAAGCATTTGCGCAGAAGCCTCTTTCGAGACGACGCATGTCAATCGCGTTTCGCCCGATAAGGGGGTTGAAACGGTGTGTGGAGAAGGGGGGTCGAGGAGACCCGCGATCGCCTGAACAGCACCAttttttcgtctcgcctttgtcggtctgtctctctcgctgcttcgcAGGACGAGGCAAGAACACGTACGcctacatgcatgcgctccaGGAGCAGCACTACGTGTACCTGAATCTGAAGGACTGCCGGGTGTACTGTCTTCCGGAGAACTACGAAGTGAAGGATGCGTCTCTGGACGACATCATCGTAAGTGTgcggctctcctctctgctgctctcccGTGTCTGTATTTCCTTCCACGCTCGCCATCTCTCGCTTGACGTCTTCGCTcgactgtgtcttctcctctttgtcgctcgccttcttcacatCCAGCATTCTTCTCGGCCGCCTGTCGACTGCTGGATCGGATGCTCTCCGGCCCGCCAGTGCGCGAAGGACGTCAGAGGATTCCGCGCACTGTGGTCTCTCCGCGGAGTGTATGGACAGTGCTGGTGGCTGTGGCCTTCCTGCGCAAGAGTATCGAAGTGTGTGCAGAGGAGGTGTTTCGCTGTGTAACGGGTACGGGGAGCTGCGCTGCACTCTCACGTCTCGTTTTTGCCTCTGCTGTACGTACAGTACAATCTCCACCCGACCTACACCAAGGAGGATGTTGCGCAGTTGTCGACTCGGATCATCTACGGAAAGGCGCTTGATGGTGCAGACTACATCCCAGGATGTGTGGGCCTGAACAATTTGAAGCGCACGGACTTTTGTAACGCCATGATTCAAGTACGACAttccgcctttctctctcccttgccTGAGCGTCGTCTTTCGCCTGCGCTTCTCCCGTACCCTCCAGCTTTCTTTCCGTCGCTATTCGTCGCCGCGCAGTCGCActcctttccctcctctgcGCGTCGTCGCTGCATCTGTCTACGCTCCTGTATCGCTTGCGCGTCTCATCGTCTCTCCTTGCCCTCCTGcgtgctctccttcttctcttcgtctccccatTTCGCTCTGCTCCACCCCTTTTCCTTCCCCTGCCCGTCTGTTCTGCGCGTTCCACTTCGGCTCAttcgcttctcgccgtctgcttcctcctggCCCACCGCGCGCTTTCTCGCACGGCGCTTTCCTCCCGTCTGcatctctgcgtctcctcgtgcctctttcctcccttcgcAGTCTCTCTGCACCGTCGTCCCGCTGCGGAActggcttctgcttctcgatcTGTCGCACGTCCAAAACTACGACCCCGTGCTGCAGACGCTTGGCGAACTGA includes:
- a CDS encoding DEAD/DEAH box helicase domain-containing protein (encoded by transcript TGME49_294350); this translates as MENSQQLLELESLAVDRGETGRRPPGKLRSATRSPTAVARGCPLEDGLSGLRNLSGPRGPSMALWLLVGDMSPGPSCRPLLRLVLCTASSLAFPGSLPYFSSLRDLTPRRSLASPVSSPAAAASLSSPQCLAFVALRGPRVSAAPAACVFARTSPQRTMRDSDGPSRFGRRVSDQLMSLDSSASLAATPKPTKEQLLADEHEGRVASKVDVGAVTDAAGEKDKEDFREGGAEGKGAGGGRGDGAVGDEEFYAEGVAAVSMVAEDELEAPLRMLSWWAALLPQTRGEVMTELGGSYLFFVHGDSLILHLLRKNYVDFDVEQGIQPLLYMHLIEKQLLSLISAGAILHLVFFRVFEDVVVGGDSRDAVPSMFLLIREQLLLYLSVMKVDFTVVDDWFSDDWRSLMKRKHPTFLLIDDIHFSPEETGEAEDEDEEEEEEEEAEGGQSARQALWNLPAGLPTEVITLQEEAKKNVQQRGRAWISYLLQSLMLASLSRNLHVALMHNSVYKKTKAYCLAIAPTVAGALWVQLERRRRADEDRRREAAEAEDRALLAGVESDMAANEPLEAIEEFHARELMLRALEVYRDLLLPEREEEEVEKEKEEEAQLLEEVKKIGKGVGGTGGAGGLRHLLAEKFCVFLRAIAEEEEAAEDDGEDEGQEQIKQFLAVGKVLFMTATVMGELSIRERSHYTVSSKAPFITEYLYAPLKLYTTEATKTLRQLRSLYTSSAEVAEELQKSVLIPEQVADFFDGKLFFTVMAHACDFARTSANWNLPASFFGVTPAGLERLDGCWQAVVSEGAQASLFLQPLFPIDLQPLASQLEALQLPLADVPEEGEETEPSAHLLTLHNSFLRKFRAAGPEGALPHAPVTSLENSAALRRQEMQICREEEESTEEDSDKDREELIDRVEEAANDTFVESSPDGALDFAKLQMCYLNSQEYTPPERELQKMEHMNGEQKRKHLDMLERKRKQQLQVTIRRKAKSLCPYPLHLPISGAYDESHPWIKLDEEEQLRREEAERAAAQEGKKNEKGKKSEKEKKEKKASAAKAGKEDAKPLKKADLIRMKNAGIQQKKVQNLDAERLADLEKRLEALCAEYNVLSCRATLQSSFAYAGCTYSLSAANLLALLLDVLVGPSRRMSLILGFPYVTQLLKMRDAQRSFIMKVQKLASDAFAGFNKECVDSKAHFAEMQKLFNAVFRINIEAFRMFKGELEGKDIEEIQKSLLSLGFCQAAERLFEEWKEARLAYLDAQKEQEAEKAEQQMLLAGSGKPGKTKEKKGKDRADAKQGGKAGNASSKARNERLAALDVHRVARAALNDFRVKKGYEAQVQLRFMGGDFQRTTGSRTKKDPRVLFTPDYWQVRLLDLIDRRESVFVTAPTSSGKTFICFYAMELVLRCPLRGEKAIDNDAVIVYVSPSKALADQVYAEVHGRFSSKTYAASGSRKYLAANFVERQNSEPPLNAQVIVTLPHILEMLLMSGAFARWNLNLRYVILDEIHCISEEEGGSQWERLIKLLPCPFLAMSATVGNPDSFLHWMRSANPSTPITHIDYKERFSDLHMVLYHEKKLLPLNPVCSVHYDKVKLGGLASDFYVPPNDGLSVYLFVSSLLGEKHPFSRHFFPEFYFEGCSAITKKQYRWYWNTMREALVDLVQSEEMTAAQFAEFQQALQDDPATAWTRELTFFENVETPMAGAVAKALAAGKAAAKKVESEKATEAQDEKSNYLETVMEQTEFWKAYLDADNLIALCRQLDAAELLPCLIFNFHRQEIRQMVLSMTKRLQQLQRDKYYGTEEAAYRTRLANKKRMEQYQAALAQREMEEKMRGLSWQQREAQGLGKNETGSLEDEGLPPPPIDIAEEIDPEFSFASLKAMGTNFDDIKDILERVKRRAVSATDRLLVEALRRGIGVYDNGLPKAFREAVDILYRIGYLRICICSNALALGMNMPCRTSVFAGDSFMLTPTMFKQSGGRAGRRGYDAAGYILFWEVPFSKINRLLEARLPIFGGDFPVSPMLTLRTLRYHEQLERLAVEGDVLNAATVDQWEAALLRLYLYPLFAVSKDNTRPSVAYEENLRLYVRFQFRFMTDLLQRLGLLHDGRVEDGFSHGISLWGHMVELSYQQETAGFLLHFLLFSGLLEERLSELKSEKAREALLLHFLASCICQQSVTSGQLLRHKLRHERTMAHVRQEVGFQRGAVVATEQTGDVPQFRPFMALLPDDVELAVQAYNEMAFLTAVRCLRAASTLLATREASASEVELPFAHASFPRESKTDTKPATQKDACVCREDSQFFQLYQRRVRGGKIRSPFAAICCRADSDFKSLAELQDSVGDSTPFYPETMSAELPCAYTWMRYWDPKLKREVKAKVRHQNQYLMDLRVTGTFKHVTRFDEVSPGKIWFLVHNFVDTLLYLKRTPPQCAEKNPVSHSVIACLHQTMNEIFEKESK